One Chryseobacterium sp. StRB126 genomic region harbors:
- a CDS encoding NTF2-like transpeptidase: MKKFSFLLVFSLLLFTACKKDHVDATNTKTLQSSINDMTSSLPTIKQIKFNEALYILKTFGVEADGDVNELKALGKLINGKKVPEIMTLADEVAQKNGIEWASTNPPSLGEMNIFGDDKAKESDPNDVKAGALSIVTNPTGDDGNGAPTAIQIVPRLVDAAGKPVSFTGAGLEATLEVFSNGVRLSTAKNLMQDNNFKGFNLKFSSIPASKVVDNKIDITVSVKTTAKTFKMSKIGLDVNAAALKVPAVPKTDTAAVPQQPSAVVDPNNPTTTTPPATTEPGTTTPATPAAPKQPTADPKNTVSKFLSSVSSQNLKAAYDTSNNPSWGSYESFSNPNSGFGAVKNVSVKNITTSATNANGASVNATYDVTDKNGKTTSLKVTFGLKNVNGDWKISSYKINP; encoded by the coding sequence ATGAAAAAGTTTTCTTTTCTACTTGTTTTCAGTCTGTTGCTTTTTACAGCATGTAAGAAAGATCATGTAGATGCTACGAATACTAAAACGCTGCAGTCAAGTATCAATGATATGACTTCCAGCCTACCTACCATTAAACAGATTAAGTTTAATGAAGCTCTTTATATTCTTAAAACATTTGGCGTGGAGGCTGATGGGGATGTAAATGAACTTAAAGCTCTTGGAAAACTGATTAACGGGAAAAAAGTTCCCGAGATTATGACCCTGGCTGATGAAGTTGCACAAAAAAACGGAATTGAATGGGCCAGTACTAATCCACCTTCATTAGGTGAAATGAATATCTTCGGTGATGATAAAGCTAAAGAAAGCGATCCTAATGACGTAAAAGCAGGAGCATTATCTATTGTAACAAACCCAACGGGTGATGACGGAAATGGTGCACCAACAGCAATCCAGATCGTACCAAGATTAGTAGATGCTGCCGGAAAACCAGTATCATTTACAGGTGCCGGTTTGGAAGCTACTTTAGAAGTCTTCAGCAATGGAGTAAGACTTTCAACAGCTAAAAACCTGATGCAGGATAACAACTTTAAAGGATTTAACCTTAAATTCTCTTCTATTCCTGCTTCAAAAGTGGTAGATAACAAAATTGACATCACCGTTTCTGTAAAAACAACGGCAAAGACATTCAAAATGTCTAAAATCGGCTTGGATGTAAATGCAGCAGCCCTGAAGGTTCCTGCCGTTCCAAAAACAGATACAGCCGCTGTACCACAACAGCCAAGTGCAGTAGTAGATCCGAATAATCCGACCACTACTACTCCACCTGCAACTACAGAGCCTGGAACTACCACTCCTGCAACACCAGCTGCTCCAAAACAGCCAACTGCAGATCCAAAAAATACAGTAAGTAAATTTCTAAGCAGCGTAAGTTCTCAGAACCTAAAAGCAGCTTATGATACATCCAATAATCCAAGCTGGGGAAGCTATGAGTCTTTCTCCAACCCTAATTCAGGTTTTGGAGCTGTAAAAAATGTAAGCGTTAAAAACATTACCACAAGTGCAACTAATGCTAACGGGGCAAGTGTAAACGCTACTTATGATGTAACGGATAAAAACGGAAAGACTACTTCATTAAAAGTAACTTTCGGACTTAAAAATGTAAACGGAGACTGGAAAATTTCCAGCTATAAAATCAACCCATAA
- a CDS encoding adenine phosphoribosyltransferase, whose amino-acid sequence MASAELIKRLEETIENIPDFPIPGIQFKDISPIFLDPKLYEDVITDLAANSKGKIDAVCGIESRGYLFGIAIAVALEVPFILIRKAGKLPPPVISEKYDLEYGSAIIETREGQIKPGQRVLIHDDLLATGGTTEAAAKLVEKQGATVSQFSFLIGLKGLNGDEKLKKFGAEVYHILDY is encoded by the coding sequence ATGGCTTCAGCTGAACTAATCAAAAGACTAGAAGAAACAATTGAAAATATTCCGGACTTTCCTATTCCAGGAATTCAGTTTAAGGATATTTCACCTATTTTTTTAGATCCGAAACTTTATGAAGATGTAATTACAGACCTTGCGGCTAACAGTAAAGGAAAAATAGATGCAGTATGCGGAATAGAAAGCCGTGGTTATCTTTTTGGAATTGCGATTGCCGTAGCATTGGAAGTTCCTTTTATCTTAATCAGAAAAGCAGGAAAACTTCCACCACCTGTCATTTCAGAAAAGTATGACTTGGAATATGGAAGTGCTATAATTGAAACCCGAGAAGGGCAGATAAAACCAGGGCAAAGGGTTTTAATCCATGACGACCTTCTGGCAACAGGAGGAACAACAGAGGCAGCCGCTAAATTGGTAGAAAAACAAGGAGCAACCGTTTCTCAATTCAGTTTCCTGATTGGTTTAAAAGGACTGAATGGAGATGAAAAACTGAAAAAGTTTGGTGCAGAGGTCTATCACATTTTAGACTATTAG
- a CDS encoding neutral zinc metallopeptidase: MRWTDDRGGNVDDRRGSGGGGGGMIVGGGLGTLIIAAIVFFLGGDPSGILNSGSIQSSGNTGERRELTAQEKQIGEMVDMMSGWNTLTWDQIFKENGMTFSEPRIVLFESTTNSGCGTAQSAMGPFYCPADQKIYMDMEFFSELQQRFGAKVTEFTVAYVLAHEMGHHVQTLLGTTQKVDALRRSGRYSEAEMNRVSVATELQADFYAGVWAKRTDDSKKILEPGDIQSAIDAAQAVGDDNIQRRAQGYVNQESFTHGSSAQRKEWFMKGYNTGDIRQGDTFNQLLK; the protein is encoded by the coding sequence ATGAGATGGACAGACGACAGAGGCGGTAACGTTGATGATCGCCGTGGCTCCGGAGGCGGAGGTGGTGGTATGATTGTAGGCGGCGGGCTCGGAACTTTAATTATAGCAGCCATTGTTTTCTTTTTGGGAGGTGATCCTTCCGGTATTTTGAATTCCGGCAGCATACAGTCTTCAGGAAACACAGGAGAAAGAAGAGAACTTACCGCACAGGAAAAACAGATCGGAGAAATGGTGGATATGATGTCCGGATGGAATACCCTAACCTGGGATCAGATCTTTAAAGAAAACGGGATGACTTTTTCTGAACCTAGAATTGTACTTTTCGAAAGCACTACCAATTCTGGATGTGGTACAGCACAATCTGCTATGGGGCCTTTTTATTGTCCAGCCGATCAGAAAATTTATATGGACATGGAATTTTTCAGTGAGCTTCAACAAAGATTCGGAGCAAAAGTAACTGAATTTACAGTGGCCTATGTTCTTGCTCATGAAATGGGCCATCATGTACAAACTCTTTTGGGAACCACCCAAAAAGTAGATGCCTTGAGAAGAAGTGGAAGATATTCCGAAGCAGAAATGAACAGAGTATCCGTAGCTACAGAATTACAGGCAGATTTCTATGCCGGAGTTTGGGCCAAACGCACGGACGATTCTAAAAAAATTCTGGAACCGGGAGATATTCAGTCTGCTATAGATGCAGCACAAGCCGTAGGTGATGACAATATCCAAAGAAGAGCACAGGGATATGTGAATCAGGAAAGTTTTACCCACGGATCATCTGCACAACGTAAAGAATGGTTTATGAAAGGATATAACACTGGTGATATCAGACAGGGTGATACCTTCAACCAACTTTTAAAATAA
- a CDS encoding DUF3341 domain-containing protein, with amino-acid sequence MSTTKIVYGLYADDDDLMNGVKAFNDKGIAINEVYTPFPVHGLDKALGLKKTRISDAAFIYACYGVTIGATITWYVMNHDWPQNIGGKPAFDWAHNMPAFVVPMFELMVFCAAHMMSLTFLVRNKMYPGAPAQNPDPRTTDDKFMMEFVTEDVESVKQLLIETGVEEITVKDA; translated from the coding sequence ATGAGCACCACTAAAATTGTATACGGACTTTATGCTGACGACGACGATTTAATGAACGGCGTTAAAGCATTCAACGATAAAGGAATCGCAATAAACGAGGTTTATACTCCGTTTCCGGTTCACGGACTAGACAAAGCTTTAGGGTTAAAGAAAACCAGAATTTCTGATGCTGCTTTCATCTATGCTTGTTATGGTGTTACTATTGGTGCTACAATAACTTGGTATGTGATGAATCATGACTGGCCTCAGAACATTGGTGGTAAACCTGCTTTTGACTGGGCACACAACATGCCGGCATTCGTAGTTCCAATGTTTGAATTAATGGTATTCTGTGCAGCTCACATGATGTCTTTAACTTTCTTAGTTAGAAACAAAATGTATCCAGGAGCTCCAGCGCAGAATCCAGATCCAAGAACTACTGACGATAAATTCATGATGGAATTCGTAACTGAAGATGTAGAATCTGTAAAGCAGTTGCTAATTGAAACTGGAGTTGAAGAAATAACTGTTAAAGACGCTTAA
- a CDS encoding HesB/IscA family protein, whose product MIKVSDYAKEKAIQLMTEDGFNPAEDYIRVGVKSGGCSGLEYVLKFDNQKTDADQIFEDNNIKIIIDKKSILYLAGTTLEYSGGLNGKGFVFNNPNASRTCGCGESFSL is encoded by the coding sequence ATGATAAAAGTATCAGACTATGCAAAGGAGAAAGCCATCCAACTTATGACAGAAGATGGTTTTAACCCTGCTGAAGATTATATAAGAGTTGGGGTGAAAAGCGGCGGATGCTCTGGTTTAGAGTATGTTTTAAAGTTTGACAACCAAAAAACAGACGCAGATCAGATTTTTGAAGATAATAACATTAAGATTATTATCGATAAAAAATCCATCCTTTATTTAGCAGGAACTACTCTTGAATATTCAGGAGGATTGAACGGAAAAGGGTTTGTTTTTAACAACCCGAACGCATCCAGAACATGTGGGTGTGGAGAATCATTTAGTCTTTAG
- a CDS encoding c-type cytochrome, translating to MKKNVLRIAAVLGLTTVLLNSCGPKENTPLVYFPDMYFPVAYDPLMKAQDAYSDHENEIPAFVRNNGATGLSPVEGSVAQNKDGVFEEGLKPKNVDEYNAGYDASKKLTASPLNPANAAKDLERGKVLFDHTCAACHGTGGDGQGPIVQTGAFSGVPNYADRELTVGSVHYVLTNGRNAMGSYAGQLNAGDRWRVAMYVMSAFKKGAAAPAAATAAAPATETTTETKK from the coding sequence ATGAAAAAGAACGTATTAAGAATTGCAGCAGTTTTAGGTTTAACAACAGTTTTACTTAACTCTTGCGGACCAAAGGAGAATACTCCGTTGGTATATTTCCCGGACATGTATTTTCCGGTAGCTTATGATCCATTGATGAAAGCTCAGGATGCGTATTCAGATCATGAAAATGAAATTCCGGCTTTTGTTAGAAATAATGGTGCAACAGGTCTTTCTCCAGTAGAAGGATCAGTTGCTCAAAATAAAGATGGAGTTTTTGAAGAAGGATTAAAACCAAAGAATGTTGACGAGTACAACGCAGGTTATGATGCTTCTAAAAAACTAACAGCTTCTCCTCTAAACCCAGCTAATGCAGCTAAGGATCTTGAAAGAGGGAAAGTATTGTTCGACCACACTTGTGCTGCATGTCACGGAACAGGAGGTGATGGACAAGGACCAATTGTACAAACAGGAGCATTCTCTGGAGTGCCGAACTATGCAGATAGAGAACTTACAGTAGGGTCTGTTCATTATGTATTAACAAACGGTAGAAATGCCATGGGATCTTATGCGGGACAATTAAACGCAGGAGACAGATGGAGAGTAGCTATGTATGTGATGAGTGCTTTCAAAAAAGGAGCAGCAGCACCGGCAGCAGCTACAGCGGCGGCACCAGCAACTGAAACGACTACCGAAACTAAAAAATAA
- the ribH gene encoding 6,7-dimethyl-8-ribityllumazine synthase translates to MATVNLSDYKPLHITNAEDFSIGIVFSEWNDFVTYKLRDAALEILEKEGVKTENIKLFPVPGAFELNYASMQLCKERKYDAIISIGCVIRGETPHFDYVCSAVAQGIKDCNVMTDTPTIFCVLTDDTKEQSIARSGGDLGNKGVEAAVTALRMIDFKKKLSDKKGNIGFGHS, encoded by the coding sequence ATGGCAACAGTTAATCTTTCCGATTACAAGCCACTTCATATAACGAATGCCGAAGATTTTTCTATCGGCATTGTTTTTTCTGAGTGGAATGATTTTGTAACGTACAAGCTTCGTGATGCAGCTTTGGAAATCCTTGAAAAAGAAGGAGTAAAAACAGAAAACATCAAACTTTTCCCTGTTCCAGGAGCCTTTGAATTAAACTATGCAAGTATGCAGCTTTGCAAAGAAAGAAAATATGATGCTATAATCTCTATCGGATGTGTAATTCGTGGAGAAACGCCTCATTTTGATTATGTTTGTTCTGCTGTAGCACAGGGAATCAAAGACTGTAATGTCATGACTGATACTCCTACCATCTTCTGTGTTCTGACAGATGATACCAAAGAGCAATCCATCGCAAGAAGCGGGGGCGACCTTGGAAACAAAGGTGTAGAAGCAGCAGTTACAGCCTTAAGAATGATTGATTTCAAAAAGAAATTATCTGATAAAAAAGGAAACATCGGTTTTGGACATTCTTAA
- a CDS encoding LTA synthase family protein, translating into MFLKKIKPFLYLGVFYLIISLLVRTIFFFHPITTASFGFFEIIKVLFVGLINDIFVFILASTILALYFLFLSNSKYKKPYGYIIFGALAAFFLYIWLIPNNIFKQYGGSVTEVALSFVGIKAFLFGLMLFLPTQRIKIRNGLYFITLLLYVLLIIFNGVSEYFFYNEFGVRYNFIAVDYLIYTNEVIGNIMESYPVIPLFSGIMLVTLTITWFIYKKTKDELLELPNFKQKLILLGSFAVLCGISLLTLPSLMQIKSDNVFADEIEANGLPKFYWAFTHNELDYFQFYSQLNQQQAEKNFLSQYPQHTLSRNIVAEQPEVKKNVVLISIESLSADFLEHYGNTQKITPFLDSLADKSLMFTNLYATGNRTVRGLEALTLCIPPTAGESIIKRNDNKNKFTTGNVFKSKGYDVKFLYGGYSYFDNMQDFFVGNGYDIVDRNNFKPEEITFANVWGVADEDMARKAIKVMNAEAKSGKPFFNHWMTVSNHRPFTYPDGRIDIPGTSKSREGGVKYTDYSLKLFFDMAKKQDWYKNTVFVIIADHCASSAGKTELPMDKYRIPAMIFSEGFIQPQKFDALMSQIDVMPTLFGLLNFNYQSKFLGQDVFKPEFQPKAYIATYQDLGFVKDNRLTIISPVKKAKQYSLELEKSDLAPEFKLYYDEKLLKNKDQKLINDAISAYQSTSYWLKTKQLNR; encoded by the coding sequence ATGTTTCTAAAAAAAATAAAACCTTTCCTATATTTAGGAGTTTTTTATCTGATTATTTCCCTGCTTGTAAGGACAATATTCTTTTTCCATCCTATCACCACAGCCAGTTTTGGATTTTTTGAGATCATTAAAGTACTGTTTGTAGGTCTTATCAACGATATTTTTGTTTTTATCCTCGCCAGTACTATCCTTGCCCTTTACTTTTTATTCCTTTCCAATTCGAAATATAAAAAGCCGTATGGATATATTATTTTTGGAGCATTAGCTGCCTTTTTCCTGTATATCTGGCTTATTCCAAACAATATTTTCAAGCAATACGGAGGCTCTGTAACGGAAGTAGCTCTTAGTTTTGTAGGGATAAAGGCTTTCCTATTTGGATTAATGCTTTTCCTTCCAACCCAAAGGATAAAAATCCGTAATGGTTTATATTTCATCACATTATTGCTATATGTACTGTTGATCATCTTCAATGGGGTAAGTGAGTACTTCTTCTATAATGAATTCGGAGTGCGTTATAACTTTATTGCAGTAGATTACTTAATCTATACCAATGAAGTTATTGGAAATATCATGGAAAGCTATCCTGTTATTCCCCTGTTTTCAGGCATAATGCTTGTTACATTAACCATTACCTGGTTTATCTACAAAAAGACTAAAGATGAATTGCTGGAGCTTCCTAACTTTAAACAGAAATTGATTTTACTGGGATCTTTTGCTGTACTTTGTGGCATCAGTTTACTGACCCTTCCATCATTAATGCAAATTAAGTCTGACAATGTTTTTGCTGATGAAATCGAAGCCAATGGACTTCCTAAGTTTTACTGGGCTTTTACCCATAATGAACTTGATTATTTCCAGTTTTATTCACAGCTTAATCAACAACAGGCAGAGAAAAATTTTCTGAGCCAATATCCACAACATACTTTATCAAGAAACATTGTAGCAGAACAACCGGAAGTAAAGAAAAATGTAGTATTGATCTCTATAGAAAGTCTTTCTGCAGATTTCCTTGAACATTATGGAAATACTCAAAAAATCACTCCGTTTCTGGATAGCCTTGCAGATAAATCTTTGATGTTTACTAACCTTTATGCTACAGGAAACAGAACCGTACGTGGGTTGGAAGCTTTAACACTTTGTATTCCTCCTACTGCTGGAGAAAGTATCATCAAAAGAAATGACAACAAGAATAAATTCACTACAGGAAATGTATTTAAATCAAAAGGATATGATGTTAAATTCCTGTATGGTGGATACAGTTATTTTGATAACATGCAGGACTTTTTTGTTGGAAACGGATATGATATTGTAGACAGAAATAACTTTAAACCGGAAGAAATTACCTTTGCCAATGTTTGGGGGGTTGCAGATGAAGATATGGCCAGAAAAGCCATTAAGGTTATGAATGCTGAAGCTAAGTCAGGAAAACCATTCTTTAACCATTGGATGACCGTTTCCAACCACAGACCTTTCACTTATCCTGATGGAAGAATTGATATTCCGGGAACTTCAAAATCCCGTGAAGGAGGTGTAAAATATACAGACTATTCACTGAAACTTTTCTTCGATATGGCAAAAAAGCAGGATTGGTATAAAAATACAGTCTTTGTTATTATTGCAGACCACTGTGCCTCCAGTGCCGGAAAAACAGAACTTCCAATGGACAAATACAGAATTCCTGCAATGATCTTTTCAGAAGGATTTATTCAGCCACAGAAGTTTGATGCATTGATGTCTCAGATTGACGTAATGCCTACCCTTTTCGGATTGCTGAATTTCAATTATCAATCTAAGTTCCTGGGGCAGGATGTTTTCAAACCAGAATTCCAGCCTAAGGCATATATTGCCACTTATCAGGATCTTGGTTTTGTAAAGGACAATCGTTTAACCATTATTTCTCCTGTTAAAAAGGCAAAACAATATTCTCTGGAACTGGAAAAAAGTGATCTTGCTCCTGAGTTTAAATTGTATTACGATGAAAAGCTGTTGAAAAACAAAGATCAGAAACTGATAAATGACGCTATTTCAGCGTACCAATCAACATCTTATTGGCTGAAAACCAAACAGCTTAACCGATAA
- a CDS encoding tetratricopeptide repeat protein, producing the protein MAKLGKNAQNEQEGKETVEFFKDLDREALNTERFLEKYSKPLGIVFGVLVLGVLGFFGYKQFVVAPKNAEAVKSFLAAQKNLTENKNAEALGGKSAANPGFIGTSNEYSGTSIGQLSAYNAGLLKFKEGKFQEAYDLLDKFSSDNKTLMAMKYGAMADAKSGLNKNDEALSLLDKAATASDDPYTTYFFTRKAGILALGLKKNAEAKKYFSSIDEKYQDYDNGMSDSYIEMTKYY; encoded by the coding sequence ATGGCAAAATTGGGAAAGAATGCTCAGAATGAGCAAGAAGGTAAAGAAACGGTTGAGTTCTTCAAAGATCTTGACAGAGAGGCCTTAAACACTGAGAGATTTCTTGAAAAATATTCAAAACCTTTAGGGATTGTATTTGGAGTTTTAGTTTTGGGAGTTTTAGGATTCTTCGGATATAAGCAATTTGTAGTTGCTCCTAAAAATGCTGAAGCTGTAAAAAGCTTCCTTGCTGCTCAGAAAAACCTTACAGAAAATAAAAACGCTGAAGCTTTGGGAGGAAAGTCTGCTGCAAACCCAGGTTTCATCGGAACTTCTAACGAATATTCGGGAACAAGCATCGGTCAGCTATCTGCTTACAATGCTGGTTTATTGAAATTCAAAGAAGGTAAATTCCAAGAAGCTTACGATCTTTTAGATAAATTCTCTTCTGACAACAAGACGCTAATGGCAATGAAATATGGAGCTATGGCTGATGCGAAATCAGGATTGAATAAAAATGACGAAGCTTTATCATTATTAGACAAAGCAGCTACTGCTTCTGATGATCCTTATACAACTTACTTCTTCACAAGAAAAGCAGGTATCTTAGCATTAGGATTAAAGAAAAATGCAGAAGCTAAAAAATACTTCTCTTCAATTGACGAGAAATATCAGGATTATGACAACGGAATGTCTGATTCTTACATTGAAATGACTAAATATTATTAA
- the nrfD gene encoding NrfD/PsrC family molybdoenzyme membrane anchor subunit — protein MSGHYEAPIREPLIIGHKTYHDITEDIARPIEERAGKLWWISLYAALVLFIYGFGCIAYTIGTGIGSWGLNRTINWGWDITNFVWWVGIGHAGTLISAVLLLFRQRWRMSVNRSAEAMTIFAVVQAAIFPVIHMGRVWVGYWVFPLPNQFGSLWGNFNSPLLWDVFAISTYFSVSTVFWFMGLIPDFAMIRDRAKTPWTKKIYTFLAFGWGGKAKHWQRFEELSLVLAGLATPLVFSVHTTVSFDFATSVIKGWHSTIYPPYFVAGAIFSGFAMVQTLLLVARKVCHLEEYITMYHIEIMNIVIVLTGGMVTVAYATEYFIGWYSGSRFEDFTYLSPGAAVGPYWWAFWSLIICNLVVPASFWFKKARTNIIWTFIVALIINIGMWFERFDIIVINLSRDYLPGSWTMFKPTIIDVGVYLGTIGFFSVLFLLYARTFPVIAQAELKSILKISGETYKAKEGDEHH, from the coding sequence ATGTCAGGACATTACGAAGCTCCGATAAGGGAACCTCTAATTATTGGTCACAAAACTTATCACGATATCACAGAAGATATTGCACGACCTATCGAAGAAAGAGCAGGTAAATTATGGTGGATTTCATTATATGCAGCCTTAGTTCTATTCATCTATGGATTCGGATGTATCGCTTATACTATCGGGACAGGTATTGGATCATGGGGGCTTAACAGAACTATTAACTGGGGTTGGGATATTACCAACTTCGTATGGTGGGTAGGTATCGGTCACGCCGGAACCCTAATCTCAGCAGTATTATTATTATTTAGACAGAGATGGAGAATGTCTGTAAACAGATCAGCAGAGGCGATGACGATCTTTGCGGTTGTACAGGCAGCAATCTTCCCTGTAATTCACATGGGTAGAGTTTGGGTTGGATACTGGGTATTCCCATTACCAAACCAATTCGGTTCTCTTTGGGGGAACTTTAACTCTCCTCTACTTTGGGACGTATTTGCAATCTCTACGTATTTCTCAGTATCAACTGTATTCTGGTTCATGGGACTGATCCCTGACTTTGCAATGATCAGAGATAGAGCGAAGACTCCTTGGACTAAGAAGATTTATACTTTCCTTGCATTCGGTTGGGGTGGTAAAGCAAAACACTGGCAAAGATTCGAAGAACTTTCTTTGGTTCTTGCAGGGTTAGCAACTCCACTTGTATTCTCAGTACACACAACCGTATCTTTTGACTTCGCGACTTCAGTAATTAAAGGATGGCACTCAACGATCTATCCTCCTTACTTCGTTGCTGGTGCGATCTTCTCAGGATTTGCAATGGTACAGACACTATTGTTGGTTGCAAGAAAAGTGTGTCACTTAGAAGAGTATATTACAATGTATCATATCGAAATTATGAACATCGTAATCGTTCTTACAGGTGGTATGGTAACTGTAGCTTATGCTACCGAGTATTTCATCGGATGGTATTCCGGATCTAGATTTGAAGACTTTACTTACCTTTCTCCAGGTGCTGCAGTAGGACCTTACTGGTGGGCATTCTGGTCACTAATCATCTGTAACCTTGTGGTTCCTGCTTCTTTCTGGTTCAAAAAAGCTAGAACGAACATTATCTGGACATTCATTGTTGCATTGATTATTAACATCGGGATGTGGTTTGAGCGTTTTGACATCATTGTTATCAACCTTTCTAGAGACTACTTACCAGGATCTTGGACAATGTTTAAGCCAACGATCATTGATGTGGGTGTATACTTAGGAACAATCGGATTCTTCTCTGTATTATTCTTATTATATGCAAGAACATTCCCTGTAATTGCACAGGCTGAATTAAAATCGATTTTGAAAATCTCAGGTGAAACTTATAAAGCAAAAGAAGGAGATGAGCACCACTAA
- a CDS encoding GLPGLI family protein, translating to MKRIGIIALVLFIQQVSAQTNRFVYQVTMKPDAENKADTKTENAYLDISQDKSIFYSENRIKRDSIMQKAFQGGGGRGSINRDQMEGLRSNINYSVEKDKTNQKTYFKDRIGRDIYSYEEDRPLNWKISSETTKIGEYKVQKAETDFGGRKWTAWFTTDLPYQDGPYKFGGLPGLIVKVEDDKGDYSFDLMKNYKIGELPTLNQFGNTLKVKRSDFIKQQQKFKTDPMSFMNQGSGGMATTMRIDGGGRGPGGGNQNPADMKKRMEERMKEEVKKNSNPIELQ from the coding sequence ATGAAAAGAATAGGTATTATTGCTCTGGTACTGTTTATACAGCAGGTTTCTGCACAAACTAACCGATTTGTATATCAGGTAACGATGAAGCCAGACGCTGAAAATAAAGCAGATACTAAAACTGAAAATGCATATCTTGATATTTCTCAGGATAAATCGATTTTTTATTCTGAAAACAGGATCAAAAGAGATTCTATCATGCAGAAAGCCTTTCAGGGCGGCGGCGGAAGAGGAAGTATTAACAGAGATCAGATGGAAGGCTTACGATCCAATATTAATTATTCCGTAGAAAAAGATAAAACAAATCAGAAAACGTATTTTAAAGATCGAATAGGAAGAGATATTTATTCTTATGAAGAAGATAGACCTTTAAACTGGAAAATTTCTTCGGAAACAACAAAAATAGGGGAGTATAAGGTTCAGAAAGCAGAAACAGATTTTGGGGGAAGAAAATGGACTGCATGGTTTACAACAGATCTGCCTTATCAGGATGGACCCTATAAATTTGGTGGTCTTCCAGGATTGATTGTAAAAGTGGAGGATGATAAAGGAGATTATTCTTTTGATCTGATGAAGAACTATAAGATTGGGGAACTGCCTACATTAAATCAGTTTGGAAATACTCTAAAAGTAAAAAGAAGCGATTTTATAAAACAACAGCAAAAATTTAAAACAGATCCAATGTCATTTATGAACCAGGGATCTGGCGGTATGGCTACTACGATGAGAATAGATGGCGGCGGAAGAGGTCCTGGCGGTGGGAATCAAAATCCTGCTGATATGAAAAAGAGAATGGAAGAAAGGATGAAAGAAGAAGTTAAAAAGAACAGTAACCCGATTGAACTACAATAA